In the Candidatus Cloacimonas acidaminovorans str. Evry genome, one interval contains:
- a CDS encoding DNA-methyltransferase: protein MNKITGTSTSSFGTKGRINHDSSKFYDSKLYEEIQTKKVIDKTENPFPEEYLNKVILGSAENMQEIPDNSVHLMITSPPYNVSKDYDKNLSLRQYLELLENSFRETYRVLVNGGRACINVANIGRKPYIPLSDYISQIMINIGFNMRGEIIWNKASSASPSTAWGSWMSATNPILRDIHEYILIFSKGDYNRNKKGKQSTIRKEDFIEWTKSVWVMKAESAKKIGHPAPFPEELPYRLIQLYSFQDDIILDPFMGSGTTAISSLKSHRYFIGYEIEPAYIELCNRRISTYLDQLTLELE, encoded by the coding sequence ATGAACAAGATAACAGGAACATCTACCAGTTCATTTGGCACAAAGGGAAGAATAAATCACGACTCTTCCAAGTTTTATGACTCTAAATTATACGAAGAGATACAAACTAAAAAAGTGATAGATAAAACAGAAAATCCATTCCCTGAGGAATATTTGAATAAGGTTATTCTTGGTTCTGCTGAAAATATGCAGGAAATTCCTGATAATTCTGTTCATTTAATGATAACCTCACCACCTTACAATGTTAGCAAGGACTATGATAAGAATTTATCCCTGAGACAATATCTGGAATTGTTAGAAAATTCTTTCAGGGAAACATACAGGGTCTTAGTTAATGGTGGAAGAGCTTGTATTAATGTAGCTAATATTGGAAGGAAACCTTATATTCCTCTGTCCGATTATATCTCCCAAATTATGATAAACATTGGTTTTAATATGAGGGGTGAAATAATTTGGAATAAGGCATCAAGTGCCAGTCCCTCTACTGCCTGGGGAAGCTGGATGAGTGCTACCAATCCTATTTTAAGGGATATTCACGAATATATTTTAATTTTTTCCAAAGGAGATTATAATAGAAACAAAAAAGGTAAACAAAGCACAATCCGAAAAGAGGACTTTATAGAATGGACAAAATCAGTGTGGGTTATGAAAGCGGAATCAGCTAAAAAAATTGGACACCCGGCACCTTTTCCTGAAGAACTTCCTTACCGTTTAATACAGTTATATTCCTTCCAGGATGATATAATTCTTGATCCTTTTATGGGCAGCGGAACAACTGCAATATCTTCTTTAAAATCACATCGCTATTTTATTGGTTATGAAATTGAACCTGCTTATATAGAGCTATGCAATAGAAGGATTAGCACTTATTTGGATCAATTAACTCTGGAATTGGAATAG
- a CDS encoding transketolase, giving the protein MKTDIQDLINTIKTQANEARKAILTMTTLAGSGHPGGSMSSIDLLLCVYNTIKHNPAQPQMPDRDRVIISNGHISPAVFSALGLLGYFDLDEAIAQFRLTGSIFEGHTERRVPGVEWSSGNLGQGLSAGTGFALASRINKIPYNVYVFMGDGEQQKGQISEARRFAVKYCLNNIIAIIDYNQLQISGSIHNVMPQNIRKNWESDGWKVMEVDGHNIPLILTALDNARAFQQPTMILAHTVMGKGVTFMENNAQYHGSALSEAQLENALKELGTENELKKYRKLRSEFKPEQNPQISFAFEPDFTIGKPVRYETDSDCRSAWGKTIADLAKVNANAKTPIVVLDCDLATSVKTEEFAQVSPQNFFQCGIMEQHTCVMGGALSICGIQTFWSDFGVFGIAEVYNNQRLNDINQTNLKTVVTHTGIDVGADGKTHQCIDYISLTRNLFGFKLIFPADANQTDRIIRWLINKPGNYLVTMGRSKLPVLKKLDGTLQYDVDYNFIYGEADILRDGNDGSMWVCGTPVAKAIKAVDTLREEGIFLELLYVSSPLHLDLTQVKSSAGKGIIFSVEDHSVNGGLGTSIADALAVNSLGVKLVKIGVTQYPMSGEANELYHWAGLDTTSLIATVKKYLA; this is encoded by the coding sequence ATGAAAACCGATATTCAGGACTTGATTAATACTATTAAAACACAGGCAAATGAAGCCAGAAAAGCAATTTTAACAATGACAACTCTTGCCGGTTCGGGTCATCCTGGCGGTTCAATGTCCTCAATTGACCTTCTTTTGTGCGTGTATAATACTATAAAACATAATCCTGCTCAACCCCAAATGCCAGATAGAGATAGAGTTATAATCAGCAATGGACATATTTCTCCCGCTGTTTTCAGCGCTCTTGGACTTCTGGGCTATTTTGATCTGGACGAAGCAATCGCTCAATTTCGGCTTACGGGAAGTATTTTTGAAGGTCATACTGAACGCAGAGTTCCGGGGGTGGAATGGAGTAGTGGGAATTTAGGTCAGGGTTTATCTGCCGGAACTGGCTTTGCACTTGCTTCCCGGATAAACAAAATTCCCTACAATGTTTATGTTTTTATGGGTGACGGAGAACAGCAAAAGGGTCAGATTAGCGAGGCAAGACGTTTTGCAGTAAAATATTGCCTAAATAATATTATCGCTATTATTGACTATAATCAATTGCAGATAAGCGGTTCCATCCATAATGTTATGCCTCAAAATATCCGAAAAAACTGGGAATCAGATGGCTGGAAAGTGATGGAAGTTGATGGTCACAATATTCCTCTTATTCTTACTGCCCTTGACAATGCACGCGCTTTTCAGCAACCAACAATGATTCTGGCACATACGGTAATGGGTAAAGGCGTGACTTTTATGGAAAATAATGCCCAATATCACGGTTCTGCTTTGTCCGAAGCTCAATTGGAAAACGCCTTGAAGGAATTGGGAACAGAGAATGAACTGAAAAAATACCGTAAACTGCGCTCGGAATTTAAGCCGGAACAAAACCCGCAAATCAGTTTTGCTTTTGAGCCCGATTTTACAATAGGCAAGCCCGTTCGGTATGAAACAGATAGCGATTGCAGAAGCGCCTGGGGAAAAACAATTGCCGATTTAGCCAAAGTAAATGCTAATGCCAAAACGCCAATTGTGGTTTTGGATTGCGATTTGGCTACAAGCGTAAAGACGGAAGAATTTGCCCAGGTAAGTCCCCAAAACTTTTTCCAGTGCGGGATTATGGAACAGCATACTTGCGTGATGGGAGGAGCTCTTTCTATTTGTGGAATTCAGACCTTCTGGAGTGATTTTGGTGTTTTCGGTATTGCAGAGGTCTATAATAATCAACGTCTTAACGATATCAATCAAACCAATCTGAAAACAGTTGTTACACATACAGGCATAGATGTAGGTGCAGATGGAAAGACCCATCAGTGTATTGACTATATTTCTTTAACCAGAAACCTCTTTGGCTTTAAACTTATCTTTCCTGCAGACGCCAATCAAACCGATAGAATTATCCGCTGGTTGATTAATAAACCAGGAAATTATCTGGTAACGATGGGACGCTCCAAACTTCCCGTGCTGAAAAAATTAGACGGAACTTTGCAATATGATGTGGATTATAACTTTATTTACGGTGAAGCAGATATTCTTAGAGACGGAAATGACGGCAGTATGTGGGTTTGCGGAACTCCTGTTGCCAAAGCGATAAAGGCAGTTGATACCTTACGAGAAGAAGGTATTTTTCTTGAATTGCTCTATGTTTCCTCACCCTTGCATCTTGACCTGACTCAAGTAAAGTCCTCTGCCGGTAAAGGTATAATTTTCAGTGTGGAAGATCATTCTGTAAATGGTGGCTTGGGAACCTCTATTGCCGATGCTCTTGCCGTCAATTCTCTGGGTGTAAAATTAGTTAAAATCGGGGTTACACAATACCCGATGTCCGGAGAAGCAAATGAACTCTACCATTGGGCTGGCTTGGATACTACGTCACTTATTGCTACGGTAAAAAAATATCTGGCATAA
- a CDS encoding NAD-dependent epimerase/dehydratase family protein produces the protein MKIAITGANGFVGSNLVKHFLSAGYEVKAIIRANAATTFIPSSAQIVRVDYDDVTSLLTAFTGVDIIIHNAGKTKANNAEQMFKANLGITEKIIAASNRIAESQQIIYLSSQAASRPSINNIPVKEDELGAPITIYGKSKLAAEEVIKQKCKKYYTIIRPCSVYGCGDKDFLQLFKIVDRGFSFQIGHKDKLLNMIYVSELCRFIELCVNNPSAYSQTFFATDGQVYKQSDIFSAIAKALNKHPITITVPESLAKIVFYAGDLYGHLFHKEVVVNKEKMKEILADAWLADISKAQNILGWQPIANLENNIKDTAKCYRALGWL, from the coding sequence ATGAAAATAGCAATCACAGGAGCCAACGGATTTGTAGGCAGTAATCTGGTTAAACACTTTCTTTCTGCTGGCTATGAAGTTAAGGCAATAATCCGGGCTAATGCTGCCACTACATTTATTCCTTCCAGTGCACAAATCGTTAGGGTAGATTATGATGATGTAACTTCACTCCTTACCGCTTTTACCGGGGTAGATATAATAATCCATAATGCCGGAAAAACAAAAGCAAATAATGCGGAACAGATGTTCAAAGCCAATTTGGGTATTACGGAAAAAATTATTGCAGCAAGCAATAGAATTGCCGAATCACAGCAGATTATTTATCTTAGTTCACAGGCAGCATCGCGTCCCAGTATTAATAATATTCCCGTAAAAGAAGATGAATTAGGAGCACCAATAACAATTTATGGTAAAAGCAAACTGGCTGCAGAAGAGGTAATTAAGCAAAAATGTAAAAAGTATTATACCATTATCCGTCCCTGTTCTGTTTACGGCTGTGGAGATAAGGACTTTTTACAGCTTTTTAAAATAGTGGATAGAGGATTTAGTTTCCAAATAGGGCACAAAGATAAACTGCTGAATATGATTTATGTTTCCGAATTATGTCGGTTTATTGAACTCTGTGTAAATAATCCCTCTGCCTATTCTCAGACCTTTTTTGCTACCGATGGACAGGTCTATAAGCAGAGCGATATTTTTTCCGCTATTGCCAAAGCCCTGAATAAACATCCTATAACAATTACTGTTCCCGAAAGTTTAGCCAAAATTGTATTTTATGCGGGAGACCTTTATGGGCATCTTTTCCACAAAGAAGTAGTAGTTAACAAGGAAAAAATGAAGGAAATTCTGGCTGATGCCTGGCTCGCAGATATCTCTAAAGCTCAAAATATTCTTGGCTGGCAACCCATAGCCAATCTGGAAAATAATATTAAGGATACCGCAAAGTGTTACCGCGCATTGGGTTGGCTATAA
- a CDS encoding TatD family hydrolase — MKLFETHAHLDHPDFDADRETIINKCFSSGIEYIINVAFNKETAYSSLELAKKHLHIFSTVGFHPHDAVDFDAEVVKKLAREKKVLAIGEIGLDFFRNLSPFTVQREVFNNQAHLAVEYDLPIIVHDRDAHQECYNILKKNGVKEAVFHCFTGDIIFAQQVLDEGWMISFTANITYANSKLDDVIRLVPLDRFMVETDCPYLPPYLHRGKRNSPLFLPLVVEKIAEVKEISPNEVAELSFANAYRFFRVPPDPVKASHKKAGHKKA; from the coding sequence ATGAAATTATTTGAAACACATGCCCATCTGGATCATCCCGATTTTGATGCCGACAGAGAAACCATAATTAACAAATGCTTTAGCAGTGGCATTGAATATATCATCAATGTTGCTTTCAATAAGGAAACGGCATATAGTTCTTTGGAGCTGGCTAAAAAGCATTTGCACATCTTTTCTACTGTTGGCTTTCATCCTCATGATGCAGTGGATTTTGATGCCGAGGTGGTAAAAAAACTGGCAAGAGAAAAAAAGGTCTTGGCTATCGGGGAAATCGGACTGGACTTTTTTCGGAATTTATCTCCTTTTACGGTTCAAAGAGAGGTTTTTAATAATCAAGCACATTTGGCTGTAGAATATGATTTGCCGATAATTGTTCACGACAGAGATGCTCATCAGGAATGTTATAACATTCTGAAAAAAAATGGAGTTAAAGAAGCTGTCTTTCATTGTTTTACGGGTGATATTATTTTTGCACAACAGGTTTTGGATGAGGGTTGGATGATTTCTTTTACGGCTAATATCACTTATGCTAATTCCAAATTGGATGATGTTATTCGTTTAGTTCCCTTGGATAGATTTATGGTGGAAACGGATTGTCCCTATTTGCCTCCCTATTTACACCGCGGAAAAAGAAATTCGCCTCTTTTCCTGCCTTTAGTTGTAGAAAAGATAGCAGAAGTTAAAGAAATCAGTCCCAATGAAGTAGCAGAACTCTCTTTTGCGAATGCTTATCGTTTTTTCCGTGTCCCTCCCGACCCTGTAAAAGCATCACATAAAAAAGCCGGACATAAAAAAGCTTAA
- a CDS encoding single-stranded-DNA-specific exonuclease RecJ: MKQDEPNSNINISNDLLNQIIKSRNLTSLNLQTNLEMLPDEKLFANIDKVENRMRIALFENEPMVIFGHDDPDGITSTYILYNFLNSCGYQKHCYYIPNRNLEPHGIQDGFIEFVRQNDYRLIVTVDNGIVSKEGVKNLNAMGCEVIITDHHIVQPDMLPPAFTIMNPQLPECPYPFKQLAGVGVVLMLIRYLGQLWNHPVEPASYFWTAVGSIADKVPMIGLNRILVRYVLEHFDEVQDETVTFLLRNYNRINTMSDIFSFLQYTSHLIANGREPNGQHTAMRFILQLSDAKARLFEDLESQKNKWESELNRIFKFMDTLATDFVGNWFVYYDDEDVIPYTLLGTAATYVVSKLHIPAIILKYNNGVTVCEGRCGEDFNIMDAFTHCKKHLAQFGGHPRAAGFTMKPEHYDAFLECFNSFLQKNYHPSKQEILSYDAEVCPKDLNWDNWKKLEILLPWGQLNPEPSFLIRNTSRVEITRYVSLDNSGMDLPNKGKGDALVMWKAPNLVKVLSWQQKIDE, from the coding sequence ATGAAGCAAGATGAACCTAATAGTAATATAAATATATCTAATGATTTATTAAATCAAATTATTAAGTCCCGAAACCTTACTTCCCTGAATTTGCAGACCAATCTTGAAATGCTACCCGATGAAAAGCTTTTTGCCAATATTGACAAAGTGGAAAATAGGATGCGGATTGCTCTTTTTGAGAATGAACCAATGGTGATTTTCGGTCACGATGATCCTGATGGAATAACCAGCACCTACATTTTGTATAACTTCTTAAATTCCTGCGGTTATCAAAAACATTGTTATTATATTCCCAATCGCAATCTGGAGCCCCATGGCATTCAGGATGGTTTTATTGAATTTGTGCGTCAAAATGATTACCGCTTAATAGTTACAGTGGATAACGGCATTGTTTCCAAAGAAGGGGTAAAAAATCTGAATGCAATGGGTTGTGAAGTAATAATAACCGATCATCATATTGTGCAGCCGGATATGTTACCTCCTGCATTTACGATAATGAATCCTCAGCTGCCGGAATGTCCATATCCTTTTAAACAGCTTGCCGGAGTAGGAGTTGTTTTAATGCTGATTAGATATTTGGGACAACTTTGGAATCACCCTGTTGAACCTGCCAGTTACTTTTGGACTGCTGTTGGCTCTATTGCTGATAAAGTTCCTATGATTGGCTTGAATAGAATCCTTGTTCGCTATGTTTTAGAACATTTTGATGAGGTTCAGGATGAAACAGTTACTTTTCTTCTGCGTAATTATAACCGTATCAATACAATGAGTGATATTTTCAGTTTTCTGCAATATACTTCCCATCTTATAGCTAATGGTCGTGAACCTAATGGCCAGCATACTGCAATGCGCTTTATTCTGCAGTTATCAGATGCCAAAGCCAGACTTTTTGAGGATTTGGAAAGCCAAAAGAATAAATGGGAAAGTGAATTGAACAGGATTTTCAAATTTATGGATACCTTGGCAACGGATTTTGTAGGTAACTGGTTTGTTTATTATGATGATGAAGATGTTATTCCTTATACTCTTTTGGGAACAGCGGCAACTTATGTTGTAAGCAAACTGCATATTCCTGCTATAATCCTAAAATATAATAATGGCGTTACAGTTTGCGAAGGCAGATGTGGAGAGGATTTTAACATAATGGATGCTTTCACTCACTGTAAAAAGCACTTAGCACAATTTGGAGGTCATCCCAGAGCAGCAGGATTTACAATGAAACCTGAGCATTACGATGCTTTCCTGGAATGTTTCAACAGCTTTTTGCAGAAGAATTATCACCCTTCTAAACAAGAAATATTAAGCTACGATGCAGAGGTATGTCCTAAAGACCTGAACTGGGATAATTGGAAAAAGCTGGAAATTTTGTTACCTTGGGGACAGTTGAATCCGGAACCTTCATTTTTAATTCGTAACACTTCCAGAGTTGAAATTACCCGTTATGTATCTTTGGATAACAGCGGTATGGATTTGCCGAATAAGGGAAAAGGCGATGCGTTAGTTATGTGGAAAGCCCCCAATCTGGTTAAAGTGTTATCCTGGCAGCAAAAAATTGATGAATAA
- a CDS encoding diacylglycerol/polyprenol kinase family protein, producing the protein MIEPGETLRKAIHISSLVIPLGYRYLLSFNRAWCFSLLLIAFTISLVIEFYRFWQKDFHKTFYRIFGILLRKHERKDFTGATYMLFSAVICVAFFDPLIASCAMAFLTIGDTFAAFVGINFGKRWFNNGKKSLEGSLACFVSCLIFGIFWLDNPPLAIFGALTATIAEFCNIPLDDNIKIPIASALVMTLLSIVI; encoded by the coding sequence TTGATTGAGCCCGGTGAAACCCTAAGAAAAGCAATACATATCAGCAGTTTAGTTATCCCTTTGGGCTATCGTTATCTGCTGTCTTTCAATCGTGCTTGGTGTTTTTCACTCTTGCTGATTGCTTTCACTATTAGTTTGGTAATAGAATTTTACCGTTTTTGGCAGAAGGATTTTCATAAGACCTTTTACCGCATCTTTGGTATCCTGCTTAGAAAGCATGAGCGCAAAGATTTTACGGGTGCTACTTATATGCTTTTTTCAGCAGTAATTTGCGTTGCTTTTTTTGATCCGCTTATTGCTTCCTGCGCTATGGCTTTTTTAACGATTGGCGATACATTTGCTGCTTTTGTAGGAATTAATTTCGGTAAACGCTGGTTTAACAACGGAAAAAAAAGCTTGGAAGGTAGTTTGGCTTGTTTTGTCAGTTGCTTAATTTTCGGCATCTTTTGGCTGGATAATCCTCCACTGGCTATTTTCGGTGCTTTAACCGCTACAATAGCAGAATTTTGTAACATTCCCCTTGACGATAATATCAAGATTCCAATTGCTTCAGCTTTAGTAATGACTTTGCTGAGCATTGTAATTTAA
- a CDS encoding glycosyltransferase family 2 protein, translating into MKLSFIIPVLNEQESLKELYTEILQNCQGYEYEIIFIDDGSVDNSFAVMQELAENDEKVKAVKFRRNFGKATALQVGFNLAEGDIIFTLDGDLQDNPVEIPNFIAKLNEGYDLVSGWKRKRRDPLYKILPSKLFNFVTAKTFHLKIKDYNCGFKAYRHPLEKELVLYGEMHRYIPVLAHSLGYKVGEIPVAHRPRKFGKSKYGKERYLRGFFDLLTVKMITQYSKSPLYLFGRVGIASTFIGLVISIYLAILKLFYSQPLSNRPLLFLGILLILGGLQFISMGLISELIVNRFRQGNRTPVSITHCLNIESPVPLLESKQPFIELGDRKG; encoded by the coding sequence ATGAAATTATCCTTTATAATTCCGGTCTTGAATGAACAGGAGTCCTTAAAAGAACTCTATACTGAAATTCTGCAAAACTGCCAGGGCTATGAATATGAAATCATCTTTATTGATGATGGCTCTGTTGATAACAGCTTTGCCGTTATGCAGGAATTGGCAGAAAACGATGAAAAAGTTAAAGCAGTTAAGTTCAGACGCAATTTTGGCAAAGCTACAGCTCTTCAGGTTGGTTTTAACCTTGCCGAAGGAGATATTATTTTTACCCTGGATGGCGATTTACAAGATAATCCTGTGGAAATTCCGAATTTTATTGCCAAGCTTAATGAGGGCTACGATTTGGTTTCCGGCTGGAAACGCAAAAGAAGAGATCCGTTATATAAAATCCTGCCTTCTAAATTGTTCAATTTCGTTACCGCTAAGACCTTCCACTTGAAAATAAAGGACTATAATTGCGGATTTAAGGCATATCGTCATCCTCTGGAAAAAGAACTTGTCCTCTATGGAGAAATGCATCGTTACATACCTGTTTTGGCTCATTCTCTGGGCTATAAAGTTGGCGAAATTCCGGTTGCTCATCGTCCGCGTAAATTCGGTAAAAGCAAATATGGCAAAGAGCGTTATCTACGCGGTTTTTTTGACCTTCTAACCGTAAAAATGATTACCCAATACAGTAAAAGTCCTTTGTATCTCTTTGGGCGCGTTGGAATTGCCTCCACTTTTATTGGTCTTGTCATTAGTATTTACCTTGCTATTTTGAAATTGTTCTATAGTCAGCCGCTTTCCAATCGTCCTCTTTTGTTCTTAGGCATTTTACTTATTTTAGGTGGTTTACAGTTTATTTCTATGGGTTTGATTTCAGAATTAATTGTAAATCGTTTCCGCCAAGGAAACAGGACACCTGTTTCTATCACTCATTGCCTGAATATTGAGTCCCCGGTTCCCTTGTTGGAATCCAAGCAACCCTTTATAGAATTGGGAGACAGGAAAGGATGA
- a CDS encoding ABC transporter permease: MDKLSTFFLTRYLKAPKRNLLRFSFVFMILGIILSVGILSAGLNLFEGYERTLKDVLLGTFPHITLTKANLDNISNDETDSLITKLSKRDEIQQITPLLSYPVMTAGKEKVRGAILNAYDFNGKQPFPQAKYIQKGKKIPAKGEVIIGKYLAKELGKDIGDTLKVVFTRLDNISALGIFPSEYYLPIAGIYSSGFYETDRSLVLTNITDAEYMLNAKPGFSKLEIRLKSKDIEKAPEIAQLLQTIVGPEYSVYPWQTFSAGLLHLVEMEKWLIFIIFCFLVLIAGINVISAVATIILDKKNEIAVLKTLGANSASIKRILCLQVGLSALLAIIAGLVFGALLSWGIEKQNFYQLKGDVYFIDSLNTSIIPLNQIIIFVVSSVLIFICIYFPLKQIDKMEIIELLRNP, translated from the coding sequence ATGGATAAGCTTTCCACTTTTTTCCTAACACGCTATCTCAAAGCTCCCAAGCGTAATTTATTACGGTTCAGTTTTGTGTTTATGATTTTGGGAATTATCCTTTCTGTAGGAATTTTAAGTGCCGGTTTGAACCTCTTTGAAGGTTATGAAAGGACTTTGAAGGATGTCCTCTTGGGAACTTTCCCTCACATCACTTTAACTAAAGCAAATCTGGATAATATATCCAACGATGAAACCGATTCGCTGATAACTAAACTTTCTAAAAGGGATGAAATTCAGCAAATTACTCCTCTGCTTAGCTACCCTGTTATGACAGCTGGAAAAGAAAAAGTGCGGGGTGCAATTCTCAATGCTTATGATTTTAACGGTAAACAACCCTTTCCGCAGGCAAAATACATTCAAAAAGGCAAAAAAATACCTGCCAAGGGAGAAGTTATTATTGGTAAATATCTGGCTAAAGAACTGGGTAAAGATATTGGAGATACTTTAAAAGTTGTCTTTACCCGTTTAGATAATATTTCCGCTTTGGGCATTTTTCCTTCAGAATATTATTTGCCGATAGCAGGCATTTACAGCAGCGGATTTTATGAAACAGACCGCTCTTTAGTTCTTACCAACATTACAGACGCCGAATATATGCTAAATGCAAAACCCGGTTTCAGTAAACTGGAAATACGCTTAAAATCAAAGGACATAGAAAAAGCTCCCGAAATTGCTCAACTCCTCCAAACAATTGTAGGTCCCGAATATTCAGTATACCCTTGGCAGACCTTCAGTGCCGGTTTATTACATCTGGTAGAAATGGAAAAATGGCTGATTTTTATTATTTTCTGCTTTTTGGTTTTAATTGCCGGAATAAATGTTATTTCTGCTGTCGCAACCATCATTCTGGATAAAAAGAACGAAATTGCCGTTCTTAAAACCCTGGGAGCCAATTCTGCCTCTATTAAAAGAATACTTTGTCTACAGGTAGGGCTCTCTGCTTTATTGGCTATTATAGCAGGTCTGGTTTTTGGCGCACTTCTTTCCTGGGGTATAGAAAAGCAGAATTTCTATCAACTGAAAGGTGATGTTTATTTTATTGACAGCTTAAACACGAGTATCATTCCCTTAAATCAAATAATCATTTTTGTTGTTTCCTCGGTTCTGATATTTATTTGTATTTATTTCCCTCTTAAGCAAATAGATAAGATGGAAATTATTGAATTACTGCGCAACCCATAA
- a CDS encoding ABC transporter ATP-binding protein, with amino-acid sequence MNYCATHNGLYYEKAIVLFYKDFGMICLAGYDLCKSYTDSNQTINVLRKATLEVQESELVCITGKSGSGKSTLLHLLGLLDSPDSGKVMIGGNYVQSTMPEAASIRNLELGFVFQFHYLIEDLTAQENVALPMIISGVSHSKAIANAVSLLNELDLAERITHYPNQLSGGEQQRVALARALINNPKIVLADEPTGNLDPEHSNEIWDMILKLNQERGQTFVIVTHDVANASKAQVTYNLSEGKLEKR; translated from the coding sequence TTGAATTACTGCGCAACCCATAACGGATTATATTATGAAAAAGCGATTGTTCTATTTTATAAGGATTTTGGTATGATTTGTTTAGCCGGTTACGACCTCTGCAAAAGTTATACAGACAGCAATCAGACCATCAATGTTTTACGGAAAGCTACTCTTGAAGTGCAGGAATCCGAATTGGTCTGTATTACAGGAAAATCCGGCTCGGGAAAAAGTACTCTCCTCCATCTTTTGGGTTTACTGGATTCCCCGGATTCCGGAAAAGTAATGATTGGTGGAAATTATGTGCAGTCCACTATGCCGGAAGCTGCTTCCATACGCAATTTAGAGCTGGGATTTGTTTTCCAGTTTCACTACCTGATAGAAGACCTCACAGCTCAGGAAAATGTAGCTTTACCGATGATAATATCTGGTGTAAGTCATTCCAAAGCAATTGCTAATGCTGTTTCACTTCTAAATGAACTTGATTTGGCTGAGCGCATAACTCATTATCCCAATCAATTAAGTGGTGGTGAACAGCAACGGGTTGCTCTTGCCAGAGCTTTGATCAATAACCCTAAAATCGTTTTGGCAGATGAACCGACAGGAAATCTTGACCCGGAACACAGCAATGAGATTTGGGATATGATTTTAAAGCTTAATCAAGAACGCGGTCAAACCTTCGTTATCGTAACTCATGATGTTGCTAATGCCTCTAAGGCACAGGTAACTTATAATTTAAGCGAAGGCAAACTGGAAAAAAGATAA